In Gimesia benthica, a single window of DNA contains:
- a CDS encoding MFS transporter, with product MNSQSSCAEVELKGGLEEIALPTYKFFPGWSILGIAALAQFLSAPGQSFSVAVFKDPMRMSLGLSETQYSLAYGFATIVSACLLPFIGRMLDHWGARIILPIVATGLAISCFFMSQIHTLGSLYLGFSLVRSLGQGALTLISVWMVGEWFEKKRGRATALAGFGSAFSVMTVPFINSWLISEYGWKTGWIFHAVTVAVCLILPGIFIVRNRPEDLGLHPDGIDPEQKPEPDPEEKSKRPLITATIESWTVRQVLRDPTFWKLLSVITTHALVGTGLVFHQIALLGSHGVPTNWAIRMMAFQAVCATLLMFPAGWLTDRFPSRYILCFSMLCMALANLIVLTMPAIWMVVVYTFLLGITGSIFRSTATVVWINYYGRMNQGSVRGVAWSMMILASALGPLPVAMSIDYFGSYNPVLYLFMALPLMAALAVWSAHPPTLFKDEKPATEPEAAN from the coding sequence ATGAATTCACAGTCCTCTTGTGCAGAAGTGGAACTGAAGGGTGGTCTCGAAGAGATCGCACTCCCCACCTATAAATTTTTCCCCGGCTGGTCCATTCTGGGAATCGCGGCACTGGCCCAGTTTCTGTCCGCACCTGGTCAGTCTTTCTCAGTCGCTGTCTTCAAAGATCCCATGCGGATGAGCCTCGGGCTTTCCGAAACCCAGTACTCACTCGCCTATGGATTCGCTACCATTGTCAGCGCCTGTCTGCTCCCCTTCATCGGTCGCATGCTGGATCACTGGGGTGCCCGCATCATCCTGCCGATCGTGGCGACTGGTCTGGCGATCTCCTGTTTCTTCATGTCGCAGATCCATACCCTGGGCAGCCTGTATCTGGGCTTCAGCCTTGTCCGCAGCCTGGGACAGGGCGCACTGACACTCATCTCGGTCTGGATGGTTGGCGAATGGTTCGAAAAGAAACGGGGACGTGCCACAGCCCTGGCCGGTTTTGGCAGCGCTTTTTCTGTGATGACAGTCCCCTTTATTAATAGCTGGCTGATCAGCGAGTATGGCTGGAAAACAGGCTGGATCTTCCACGCGGTTACCGTGGCAGTCTGTCTGATCCTCCCGGGAATCTTTATCGTGAGAAACCGGCCCGAGGATCTCGGCCTGCACCCGGATGGCATCGATCCCGAACAGAAACCCGAGCCCGATCCTGAAGAGAAGTCAAAGCGTCCCCTGATCACAGCCACGATTGAATCCTGGACGGTCCGCCAGGTCCTTCGCGACCCGACCTTCTGGAAACTGCTTTCGGTGATCACCACTCATGCCTTGGTCGGTACCGGACTGGTCTTTCATCAGATCGCCTTGCTGGGCAGTCATGGCGTGCCCACAAACTGGGCAATCCGCATGATGGCCTTTCAGGCCGTGTGTGCCACTCTGCTGATGTTCCCGGCCGGCTGGTTGACCGACCGCTTCCCCAGCCGCTACATCCTCTGCTTTTCCATGCTCTGCATGGCACTGGCGAATCTCATCGTATTGACCATGCCTGCGATCTGGATGGTCGTTGTCTACACCTTCCTGCTGGGGATCACCGGGAGTATCTTTCGCAGCACAGCCACAGTCGTCTGGATCAACTATTATGGCCGCATGAATCAGGGCTCCGTACGTGGCGTGGCCTGGTCAATGATGATCCTTGCTTCCGCCCTGGGGCCCCTGCCGGTCGCCATGTCGATTGATTACTTCGGATCTTACAACCCGGTGCTCTATCTGTTCATGGCGCTCCCACTGATGGCAGCCCTGGCCGTCTGGTCTGCTCATCCTCCGACATTGTTTAAGGACGAGAAGCCTGCTACAGAACCGGAAGCCGCGAATTAG
- a CDS encoding DUF6754 domain-containing protein: protein MISSFNHMLKQTLLPLLMLCLLLSPALGAEAPAPPANFQAQDVPGDAGTAIDLSWTLSPDDEEQTKPRKVLRYVISRKVFTGDAKTLTPGTKLTVEVGGKEMIVEVIKDMNEYQLVGETTYSVNKFRDSNCETDVPYLYQIQAIGQEGLVSTPVVLEQPVVAQLQWFNLQRGWFAMFVLLICGSVIMFIEMARRGKKLKVRKIAGLEAITDAVGRATEMGRSCLFVPGIQDINDIQTVAGITVLAQVAETTADYRATLEVPTSRSLVMTTARDTVEAAYLAAGRPDEYNEDDIYYITDEQFGYVASVTGKMVRDKPAACFYMGAFYAESLILAETGNSVGAIQVAGTAMPTQLPFFVAACDFTLIGEEFFAASAYLSREPQQLGSLKGQDFGKLVGGIVLVVGCVIATLAAFEAKAAPAEQEAPTSLESAQTYIKENILGKGGF from the coding sequence ATGATCAGTTCATTTAATCATATGCTGAAACAGACGCTGCTTCCGCTGCTGATGCTCTGCCTGCTGCTGTCACCGGCGCTGGGAGCAGAGGCTCCTGCTCCACCGGCCAATTTCCAGGCTCAGGATGTCCCCGGAGATGCAGGGACCGCCATTGATTTGAGCTGGACTCTTTCTCCCGACGATGAAGAACAGACCAAACCGCGGAAAGTCCTGCGATATGTCATTTCACGAAAGGTTTTCACCGGTGATGCCAAAACATTGACACCGGGAACAAAGCTCACAGTCGAAGTCGGCGGTAAAGAAATGATCGTCGAAGTCATCAAGGACATGAACGAATACCAGCTTGTCGGCGAGACCACCTATAGTGTCAATAAATTCCGCGATTCCAATTGTGAAACTGATGTCCCTTACCTGTATCAGATTCAAGCCATCGGTCAGGAGGGACTGGTATCAACGCCAGTCGTTCTCGAGCAACCAGTGGTAGCGCAGCTGCAATGGTTCAATCTCCAACGGGGCTGGTTTGCCATGTTTGTGCTTCTGATCTGCGGGTCAGTCATCATGTTCATTGAAATGGCCCGCCGGGGAAAGAAACTCAAGGTCCGCAAAATCGCCGGTCTGGAAGCGATCACCGATGCAGTGGGCCGCGCGACCGAAATGGGACGCTCCTGCCTGTTCGTTCCCGGTATTCAGGACATTAACGATATCCAGACTGTCGCCGGCATCACCGTACTGGCCCAGGTCGCAGAAACAACCGCCGACTATCGTGCGACTCTGGAAGTCCCCACTTCACGCTCCCTGGTGATGACCACCGCCCGCGATACCGTGGAAGCCGCATACCTCGCCGCGGGTCGTCCTGATGAATACAACGAAGACGATATTTACTACATCACCGACGAGCAGTTTGGTTATGTCGCCAGCGTGACTGGCAAAATGGTGCGAGACAAACCCGCCGCCTGTTTCTATATGGGTGCGTTTTACGCCGAGTCCCTGATTCTGGCAGAAACCGGAAACTCGGTCGGTGCGATTCAGGTTGCCGGCACAGCCATGCCGACTCAGCTCCCCTTCTTCGTCGCTGCCTGTGACTTCACTTTGATCGGCGAAGAGTTCTTCGCCGCTTCCGCTTACCTGTCACGGGAACCTCAGCAGCTGGGGAGTCTCAAGGGACAGGACTTCGGCAAGCTGGTGGGAGGCATCGTGCTGGTCGTTGGCTGCGTGATTGCCACCCTTGCTGCTTTTGAAGCCAAGGCAGCTCCTGCAGAACAGGAAGCACCGACTTCCCTGGAGTCAGCTCAGACCTACATCAAAGAGAACATCCTTGGTAAGGGAGGTTTTTAA
- a CDS encoding glutamate mutase L: MNSATEKKLDPDQINVILATDCGSTTTKAILIEKVNGEYRQTYRGEAPTTVEEPAADVTVGVVNAVTEVGELAGRKLIDENDEIIRPAQGDVGCDIYISTSSAGGGLQMMVAGVVREMSAASAKRAALGAGAIVMDTICSNDKRLPHEQIQRIRELRPDMILLAGGTDGGTQKHVVQLAELIAPAKPQPRFGGTYKMPIIYAGNQEATELVEEAFDEDVKLTTVANVRPVLEQENLAPARDAIHDLFLEHVMAHAPGYNKLISWADAPIMPTPGAVGNILQTIAERQGINALGVDIGGATTDVFSVFDGTFNRTVSANLGMSYSISNVCASATLPMILRWVHLNMDPRALQNHIKNKMIRPTTIPQTREALVFEQAVAREALRLAYIQHKEFATTLKGVQQQRTVGDTFSQETSGQSIVDNMKLNLLVGSGGVLSHAPNMQQTAAMMIDAFEPEGMTVLAKDSIFMMPHLGVLAQVHPAAALQVFERDCLIYLGTCIAPRGFYKAGKTCFEYKITGKTLNESGEMVCGDMRLFPLGDDEWASVSVEPRRGYDFGAGSGKRVEFKARGGTVGLILDARGRPLMVPADESRHLAELNSWVEELKLYPEVT; this comes from the coding sequence ATGAACTCCGCAACAGAAAAAAAACTTGATCCTGATCAAATCAATGTGATTCTCGCCACAGACTGCGGCAGTACCACGACCAAAGCCATTCTCATCGAAAAAGTAAATGGCGAATATCGTCAGACCTATCGTGGTGAAGCGCCGACTACGGTCGAAGAGCCGGCCGCGGATGTGACCGTAGGGGTCGTCAATGCTGTAACCGAAGTCGGGGAACTCGCGGGTCGCAAACTGATTGACGAAAACGACGAAATCATCCGCCCTGCCCAGGGAGATGTCGGCTGTGACATCTATATCTCGACTTCCAGTGCGGGAGGCGGACTGCAGATGATGGTCGCCGGCGTTGTGCGGGAAATGTCGGCCGCCAGTGCCAAACGGGCTGCGTTGGGGGCGGGTGCCATTGTGATGGACACGATCTGTTCCAACGACAAACGGCTGCCTCACGAACAGATCCAGCGAATCCGGGAACTGCGTCCCGACATGATTCTGCTCGCAGGAGGGACCGATGGTGGTACTCAGAAGCATGTGGTACAGCTGGCAGAACTGATCGCTCCTGCCAAGCCGCAGCCCCGCTTTGGTGGCACCTATAAGATGCCCATCATCTACGCCGGCAATCAGGAAGCAACCGAACTGGTCGAAGAGGCCTTTGACGAAGACGTCAAGCTGACAACCGTCGCTAACGTGCGTCCGGTGCTGGAACAGGAGAATCTGGCTCCTGCCCGCGATGCGATTCACGATCTCTTCCTCGAACACGTGATGGCCCATGCCCCGGGCTACAACAAACTCATCTCCTGGGCGGATGCCCCCATCATGCCTACTCCCGGAGCTGTCGGAAATATCCTGCAAACCATCGCCGAACGACAGGGAATCAATGCACTGGGAGTCGACATCGGCGGTGCCACGACCGATGTCTTCAGTGTCTTTGATGGCACTTTCAACCGTACCGTAAGCGCCAACCTGGGTATGAGCTATTCCATATCCAATGTCTGTGCTTCCGCGACTCTGCCCATGATTCTCCGCTGGGTGCATCTGAATATGGATCCGCGTGCCTTACAGAATCACATTAAGAACAAAATGATTCGCCCCACGACCATTCCCCAGACCAGGGAAGCTCTGGTGTTCGAGCAGGCCGTAGCCCGGGAAGCACTCAGGCTGGCATACATCCAGCACAAGGAATTCGCTACGACACTCAAAGGGGTTCAGCAGCAGCGGACCGTAGGAGATACCTTCAGCCAGGAGACCAGCGGTCAGTCCATCGTCGATAACATGAAACTGAATCTGCTCGTGGGTTCTGGTGGCGTACTCTCACATGCCCCCAACATGCAACAGACGGCGGCCATGATGATCGATGCCTTTGAACCGGAAGGCATGACCGTGCTGGCTAAGGACAGTATTTTCATGATGCCTCATCTTGGTGTTCTGGCTCAGGTTCATCCGGCTGCAGCACTGCAGGTCTTCGAACGAGACTGTCTGATTTATCTGGGAACCTGCATTGCTCCCCGCGGTTTTTACAAGGCTGGTAAAACCTGCTTCGAATACAAAATCACTGGCAAAACATTGAATGAATCGGGGGAGATGGTTTGTGGCGACATGCGGCTGTTCCCCCTGGGCGATGATGAATGGGCCAGCGTGAGCGTTGAACCCCGCCGTGGTTATGATTTTGGAGCAGGCTCCGGCAAACGGGTTGAATTCAAAGCACGGGGTGGAACCGTAGGCCTAATTCTGGATGCCCGCGGCAGACCGCTCATGGTCCCCGCAGATGAATCGCGACATCTGGCTGAACTCAACAGCTGGGTTGAAGAACTGAAACTTTACCCGGAAGTCACTTAG